The sequence below is a genomic window from Desulfovibrio sp. Fe33.
CGAGGACCGCTATTCCGACTTCGACCTGCGGCGCATGGCCGAGGAACTTTTCCACCGGCTGGCCGAGGTCGAGGACGTTTCGCGCGTGACCCTGCATTCGGGCCGTTCCCGTGAGGTCCGCGTGGAGCTGCATCCCGACCGCATGGCCGGATTCCACGTCTCGCCCCAGGAAATATACCAGGCCCTCAAGGGCGCGGACAGTTCCCTTTCCGCAGGCCATTTCGTCTCCGGAGACGGCGACACCCAACTGGTCAGCCAGTCCTTTCTCCTGTCCGCCGAAGACGCGGCCTCCCTGGTGGTGGGCGTGTTCGACCACAGGCCGGTCTACCTGCGCGACGTGGCCGACGTGATCGACGGCCCGGCCGAACCGGCCAGCTATTCGCGCATCGGCTTTTCAGACCTGTACATGGCCGAGCTCGGCCGCGGCCCCGAACAGGCATCCCGGCCCGCCGTGACCCTCGGCCTGTCCAAAAAGAAAGGCGTCAACGCCGTGGGCGTGGCCGACGCGGTCATCGAACGCGCCCGCCAGCTCGAACGGGACGTCCTGCCCGAAGGCGTGACCATGACCGTGACCCGTGACTACGGAGCCACCGCCCACGGCAAGGTCAACGACCTGCTCTCCTCGCTGCTTTTCGCCATCGTCACCGTCATCGCCCTGCTGGCCTTCACCCTGGGCTGGCGCGAGGCCCTGGTGGTGGCCCTGGCCGTGCCCATGAGCTTCTCGCTGGCCTTGTTCGTGAATTATCTCTTCGGCTACACCATCAACAGGGTGACGCTCTTCGCCCTCATCCTTTCCCTCGGCCTGGTGGTGGACGATCCCATCACCAACGTGGACAACATCCAGCGGCATATCCGCATGGGATTGCGCGACCCGCTGGAGGCCACCCTGGCCGCCGTCAAGGAAGTCCTGCCTCCGGTCATCCTGTCCACCCTGGCCATCATCGTCTCCTTCGCGCCCCTCTTCTTCATCACCGGCATGATGGGGCCGTACATGGCTCCCATGGCCGCCAACGTGCCTTTGACCGTGACCTTCTCCACCCTGGCCGCGCTGACCGTGGTCCCGTGGATGGCCTACCTGCTGCTGCGCAACCGGAAATACAAGAAATCCGCATCCGGCGGAGAATCCGAAAGCAAGGCGGGCACGCGGCTGCTGCGTTGGTACGGAGCGATCATCTCCCCGTTCCTGAGCCGGGCGCGCAACCGCTGGCTACTCCTGCTCGGCATCCTGACCGGCCTCGGACTGTGCGGCGTGCTGGTGCTCATGCGGCTGGTGCCGCTCAAGATGCTGCCCTTCGACAACAAGAACGAATTCCAGATCCTTGTGGACATGCCCGAAGGAACCACCCTGGAACGGACGGACCGCACCGTACGCGATTTCGAAGCCTATCTCCGCACCGTGCCGGAAGTGACCGACTTCATCACCTATGCGGGCGAGCCTTCCCCCATGGACTTCAACGGCATGGTCCGCCACTACTACTGGCGCGAACAGCCCAACCTCGCGGACATCCGCGTCAACCTCAGGGACAAGTCCGAACGCGACATGCAGTCCCACGCCATCGGGCTGCGCCTGCGCAACGACCTGCAAGCCATCGCCGACCGGAACGGCGTGCGCATGAAACTCATCGAAGTTCCGCCCGGACCGCCGGTCATAGCCACGCTCACCGCCGAAATATACGGCCGACCCGGCATGGCCTACCAGGACATCATCGACGGCGCGCGCCATGTGGAATCAGTCATGGGCGAATTGCCCGGCCTGGTTGACCGGGACGACTCCTCCGAAACCGACCGAGTCATGTACGACTTCGTCCTGGACAAGGAAAAAGCCGCGCTGCACGGCGTTACCACCGCGGCGGTGGTCGATACCCTGCGCCTGGCCCTGTCCGGCTCCGCACCGGCCAACGTCCACCTGCCCCACGAACGCCAGTCCCTGCCCGTGCGCCTAGTCCTGCCCATGCGGCTGCGCACCGGCCCGGATTCATTGAGCGAACTGCGCATGAAGACCGCCTCCGGCGCCATGGTGCCCCTGGCGGAACTCGGCGCTTTCCGCAAGGTCCCGGCCGAACAGCCCATCTACCACAAGAACCTCAAGCGCGTGGCCTACGTCTATGCCGAAACCGCGGGCGTGCCGCCCGGCGAAGCCGTCATCGACCTCCAGTCCATGCTCAGAAAAGACCCCATTCAGCCCGGACTCACCACCCAATGGGCGGGAGAGGGCGAATGGAAGATCACCCTCGACGTCTTCCGGGACCTGGGCCTGGCCTTTGGCGCGGCGCTGGTCGGCATCTTCATCCTGCTCGTCGGGCAGACCGGCTCCTTTGTCATGCCCGCCCTGATAATGTCCGCCATCCCCCTCACCCTGCTCGGCATCCTGCCGGGATTCTGGCTGCTCAACCTCGCGGCGGGCGGAACCGTGGGCGGATTCAACGACCCGGTCTTCTTCACCGCAACATCCATGATCGGCATGATCGCCCTGGGCGGCATCGTCATCCGCAACTCACTGGTGCTCATAGAATTCATCCAGGGCGAAACCGCAAACGGCGTCCCCCTCAGGGAGGCCATCGTCCGGTCCGGCGCAGTGCGCATGAGACCCATCGTGCTCACCGCCCTGACCACCGCGCTGGGCGCATGGCCCATCACCCTGGACCCCATATTCTCGGGGCTTGCCTGGGCCTTGATCTTCGGGCTCATAGCCTCGACCCTGTTCACGCTGGTGGTCGTGCCGAGCGGCTATTACGCAATGTATGGCGGAAACAATAAGGAAGAGAAGGACAAACCGTAGACGGGGAATACCCCCGGCAGCCCATCGCCGAGACATCCCCAACCCAACCCAACTTCCCGCCCCCGCAACTCCGCGAAGCGGCGAAAAAAAGTTTTGGAGAGTCCAGAGAACCTTTTTCAAAAGGTTCTCTGGCGGGTCCAGGGCAGCGCCCTGGCCGTCGGAGACGCCCGGCCGGCGAGGCCCCTCCTCCAAGCTAGTCGATTCGGTTCATATCCCAGGGCTTGCGCAGAAACAGGCCGTTCTTGATATCCGGGTGATCGCAGATGAGGATGGCGCGTTGGCCGGGGTGAGAGACATCTATACCCTGGCCTTTTTCGTCCACAAGGCCGTAATCGTTGGCGGCGATTGCGGGGCGGAGCAGACCGGGCACGAGGATTTCAACGCCTTGCGATGCGTCCCAGCGGGCCTTGGTCTGGACGAGCCAGCGGCCGGAGGCCAGCGGAGCGAGGACGCGGGCCAGGACGGGACGTTTTTCGGTGTCGTCCGGCGGCAGGGCGATTGCGCCCCGGTTGGCCGGATCGAAGAACCCGGTGGTCAGGGGCCGGGAGGCGGCGTTGACCAACTCGTCGAGATATATTTCGGGCTGGAAACGTCCATTGGCCGCATGGGTGAGGGCGGTCTTGTAGGCGTCCACCACCTGGGCGAGGTAGGCTGAACTTTTGGTGCGGCCTTCAATCTTGAGGGAAGCGACCTTCATGCGCCGGAACCACTCGATGTAGTGGAGCAGACAAAGGTCCTCGGCGGCGAAGAACTTGGTCCAAGCGTCGGTATCCAGGGCGGCGGACAGGGCGCGGTCGGCCGGGGGCTGGGAGGCGGGGCCGTCCTTATCCGGTGAGGAGAACGCGAAATCCTCGGGCGCGTCGAAGGTGAATTCCTCGGTCAGTCCGGCGGAATATTCGCGGATTTCCCAAAGGTTTTCGCCGGGCCGGGTACGCTCCTCGAAGGAGATGGACGTGGGCCGGTACTCGTATCGGCAAGGATGAGAGCATTGCCCGAGGTTCCCGGGCCGGTCGTTGAGCAGCGCGGACATGTAGCAGCGTCCGGACACGGCCATGCACATGGCCCCGTGCATGAAGACCTCAAGCTCCATGGTGGGCATCTGCTTGCGGCAGGCGTCGAGCATCTCCGCCAGCTCGGCGGAACGCAGCTCGCGGGCCACGTTGACGCGCTTGGCCCCGTTTTCCTGCCAGAAACGCACGGCCTCCGCATTGGAGGTGTTGGCCTGGGTGGAGATGTGCACAGGAATTTCGGGAAGCTCACGCCGCAGCAGCCGGATAACGCCGGGGTCGGCGGCGATGACCGCGTCGGGCCGAAGCTCGCCGAGAAAATCGATCTGCTCGCGCAAGGCTTTCATGTGGGACTGGCGCGGGTAGACGTTGAGGGTGTAGTAGACCTTGACCCCGGCCCGATGCGCGCGCTGGATGGCCTGTTCAAGGGCCTGACGGTCGAACCCGCCCGCTCCGGCGCGCAGGTTGAGACCTTCGCCGCCCAGATAGACGGCATCCGCGCCATAGAGGATGGCGGTCTCGAGTTTTTCCATGTTGCCTGCGGGGGCGAGCAGTTCCGGTATGAACGGGCTGGTGTCTGGCATGGGCGCAAAGTACCTGATGGGGATTCGTTTCGCCAAGGGGAATGTTGAGCCGGGCCTGTTCCGATACGCGCCCGGCGGAAGGGGGAAAGGCCGCCCTAGACGGGCAGCCCCTTGGACCGGCGATATTCCTTCATTTTTTCGAGGAGATCGTAGGGAAGATTTAGATTGCCCCGGCCCACGCCGAGCTTGATATCCGGCTTGTTGGCGCCGTGGAAGTCCGAGCCGCCGCTCTTGAGCAGTCCGAGCCGGTCGGCCATTTCGCCGTACGCCTTGGTGTCGGCCTCGGAATGTTCGGAATAGTAGACCTCCATGCCGTCCAGGCCGAGATCCTTGAGACGGCGGATAACCTTCTCGGTCTCCGGGTAGTTCAGCCTCAAGGCGAACGGGTGGGCCAGAATGGAGGTGGCCCCTATATCGTTGAGGATGGAAAGCGCCCGCTCGGGAGTGAGCTTGCGCTTGGGCACGTAGGCCCTCCCGTTGTCGCCGACCCATACACGAAAGGCTTCATCCATGGACGAACACACGCCCAACGCCATCAGCTCCTGGGCGAAATGCGGACGGCCGATGGTTCCCGTGGCGCGAGCGGCCACGGCTTCATAGGTAATGTTCACGCCGAGGGTGCGCAGCTTGTCCACGATCTTGTGGTTGCGTTCGGCCCGGCCCTCGATGACCCAATCCAGCGCCTTTTGCAGTTCGTCGGCCCTTTCCGGCAGCCACAGGGCGACCACGTGAATCCAGCCCGCGCCCTCCGGCGATTCCAGGCTCAGTTCCGTGCCGGGAATGACCTCGACCCCGAACCGCCTGCCCGCCTCCATGGCCTCGGCCACGCCCTGGAAGGTATCGTGATCGGTCACGGCGATGGCGTCCAGGCCGCTGTCGGCAGCCAGCCGAATCAGTTCCGTGGGCGTCAGCGTCCCGTCCGATGCCGTGGTATGCGTATGCAGATCTATGCTCATGGCAGTGCTTTCCTGTTTGATTTCCGGTTGCGCAAATGGGAACGGTACAGTCTCTCCGTCCTGAGGTAAAGGGCGGGTGGTTGCCAATTCCCTTCACCGCGGCTATTCTCCCCCACATCCAAAGGAGAACGCCATGCCCCTCGAAAAAGAACTGCTCGACATCCTGGCCTGCCCCAAGTGCAAAGGCGCGCTGACGCTCACGCCCGCCGGGGACGGCCTCGCCTGCCCCGCCTGCGGGGTGGTCTATCCGGTCAAGGACGACATTCCCATCATGCTCGTGGACCATGCCGTCCCCGAAAAGGACTGGACCGGCTCCAAGTAGCCGCGCCCGAGCGAGCCACCTGCAAAAGCGCGCCCTCCCGACGTTGGGAGCGGCGCGTTTTTTAGTGGCGCGTCACCCTCCCCACGGAAAAAAGGCGCAAAAAAAGTGCGCTGACCGGATTTCCCGGCGGTCCCTGGCCTGGTCGGCCTCGGGGGTCCATGCGCACACTATGCTTTGCGGGAGCGCGACTCGGTTCGCTGTTTTATGGTT
It includes:
- a CDS encoding peptidase U32 family protein encodes the protein MPDTSPFIPELLAPAGNMEKLETAILYGADAVYLGGEGLNLRAGAGGFDRQALEQAIQRAHRAGVKVYYTLNVYPRQSHMKALREQIDFLGELRPDAVIAADPGVIRLLRRELPEIPVHISTQANTSNAEAVRFWQENGAKRVNVARELRSAELAEMLDACRKQMPTMELEVFMHGAMCMAVSGRCYMSALLNDRPGNLGQCSHPCRYEYRPTSISFEERTRPGENLWEIREYSAGLTEEFTFDAPEDFAFSSPDKDGPASQPPADRALSAALDTDAWTKFFAAEDLCLLHYIEWFRRMKVASLKIEGRTKSSAYLAQVVDAYKTALTHAANGRFQPEIYLDELVNAASRPLTTGFFDPANRGAIALPPDDTEKRPVLARVLAPLASGRWLVQTKARWDASQGVEILVPGLLRPAIAANDYGLVDEKGQGIDVSHPGQRAILICDHPDIKNGLFLRKPWDMNRID
- a CDS encoding PHP domain-containing protein, which gives rise to MSIDLHTHTTASDGTLTPTELIRLAADSGLDAIAVTDHDTFQGVAEAMEAGRRFGVEVIPGTELSLESPEGAGWIHVVALWLPERADELQKALDWVIEGRAERNHKIVDKLRTLGVNITYEAVAARATGTIGRPHFAQELMALGVCSSMDEAFRVWVGDNGRAYVPKRKLTPERALSILNDIGATSILAHPFALRLNYPETEKVIRRLKDLGLDGMEVYYSEHSEADTKAYGEMADRLGLLKSGGSDFHGANKPDIKLGVGRGNLNLPYDLLEKMKEYRRSKGLPV
- a CDS encoding efflux RND transporter permease subunit — encoded protein: MQPDQSRVRGFLPSFVRYFLTSQMSVILALASLLVGAAAIMVTPREEEPQIVVPMADVLVQVPGASAEEVEKLVTTPLERLLWQIDGVEYVYSTSSKDQTAVTVRFHVGEDREDSLIKLHNTILKNQDMAPSIVAGWVVKPVEIDDVPIVTLTLHAEHGFEDRYSDFDLRRMAEELFHRLAEVEDVSRVTLHSGRSREVRVELHPDRMAGFHVSPQEIYQALKGADSSLSAGHFVSGDGDTQLVSQSFLLSAEDAASLVVGVFDHRPVYLRDVADVIDGPAEPASYSRIGFSDLYMAELGRGPEQASRPAVTLGLSKKKGVNAVGVADAVIERARQLERDVLPEGVTMTVTRDYGATAHGKVNDLLSSLLFAIVTVIALLAFTLGWREALVVALAVPMSFSLALFVNYLFGYTINRVTLFALILSLGLVVDDPITNVDNIQRHIRMGLRDPLEATLAAVKEVLPPVILSTLAIIVSFAPLFFITGMMGPYMAPMAANVPLTVTFSTLAALTVVPWMAYLLLRNRKYKKSASGGESESKAGTRLLRWYGAIISPFLSRARNRWLLLLGILTGLGLCGVLVLMRLVPLKMLPFDNKNEFQILVDMPEGTTLERTDRTVRDFEAYLRTVPEVTDFITYAGEPSPMDFNGMVRHYYWREQPNLADIRVNLRDKSERDMQSHAIGLRLRNDLQAIADRNGVRMKLIEVPPGPPVIATLTAEIYGRPGMAYQDIIDGARHVESVMGELPGLVDRDDSSETDRVMYDFVLDKEKAALHGVTTAAVVDTLRLALSGSAPANVHLPHERQSLPVRLVLPMRLRTGPDSLSELRMKTASGAMVPLAELGAFRKVPAEQPIYHKNLKRVAYVYAETAGVPPGEAVIDLQSMLRKDPIQPGLTTQWAGEGEWKITLDVFRDLGLAFGAALVGIFILLVGQTGSFVMPALIMSAIPLTLLGILPGFWLLNLAAGGTVGGFNDPVFFTATSMIGMIALGGIVIRNSLVLIEFIQGETANGVPLREAIVRSGAVRMRPIVLTALTTALGAWPITLDPIFSGLAWALIFGLIASTLFTLVVVPSGYYAMYGGNNKEEKDKP
- a CDS encoding Trm112 family protein, coding for MPLEKELLDILACPKCKGALTLTPAGDGLACPACGVVYPVKDDIPIMLVDHAVPEKDWTGSK